One Fusobacterium ulcerans DNA segment encodes these proteins:
- the ftsA gene encoding cell division protein FtsA, translating into MTDNKDSIIKTAVDMGNMKIKAVTGELSADGEHLKILGYVEVPSRGIKKSVVENPEELSHCLAYALGQLREQTGIPIEKVSIGISGEAIKSRTTNVRYSFDEKEIGEKEVDTLIRMAEHELLTGKERVLKREIYNIRVNNSGIIKNPIGVTGKEMQGDVHLIYIDEAEAEKLVEVVNRIGLEAENVLLNAYASAKASLDDEDRRMGVALIDIGEGSTDIILFKNDKLIYSKSLPLGGMHYVNDISYLFQISKQEAFEILSKLKDKDIHEEHIFCGDTKKVSVADIKNIIDARTEDIISFITQTIEESGFNGYLGKGLVLTGGAIVIDGLLEKINKKTGYVVRKVLPHAFRGLEDVDASMATVIGIFSEIMEEEYNRMQSGFYSQQNESEAPSKNTMEETEEDDLDKLLEDDKDNSKKKSGTLSSIKNWFSNFI; encoded by the coding sequence ATGACAGATAATAAAGATAGTATAATAAAAACAGCAGTAGATATGGGAAATATGAAAATAAAAGCTGTCACTGGAGAATTATCTGCTGACGGTGAACATTTAAAAATATTAGGATATGTTGAAGTACCAAGTCGTGGGATAAAAAAGTCAGTTGTGGAAAATCCAGAAGAATTAAGTCACTGTCTAGCTTACGCGTTAGGACAGTTAAGAGAACAGACTGGTATCCCTATTGAAAAAGTATCTATAGGAATAAGTGGAGAAGCTATTAAATCAAGAACTACTAATGTAAGATATTCTTTTGATGAAAAAGAAATTGGTGAAAAAGAGGTAGATACACTGATAAGAATGGCTGAACATGAACTTCTTACAGGAAAAGAAAGAGTGCTAAAAAGAGAAATATACAATATCAGAGTAAATAATTCAGGGATAATCAAAAATCCAATAGGTGTTACTGGAAAAGAGATGCAGGGAGATGTCCATCTGATATATATAGACGAAGCAGAAGCGGAAAAACTAGTAGAAGTAGTGAATAGGATAGGACTGGAAGCAGAAAATGTCCTTTTAAATGCTTATGCATCTGCTAAAGCTTCTCTTGATGACGAAGATAGAAGAATGGGAGTTGCCTTGATTGATATTGGTGAAGGCTCAACAGATATAATTCTGTTTAAAAATGATAAACTCATCTATTCTAAATCACTTCCTTTAGGTGGAATGCACTATGTCAATGACATAAGTTATCTATTCCAGATATCTAAACAGGAAGCTTTTGAGATATTATCAAAATTGAAAGATAAAGATATACATGAAGAGCATATATTTTGTGGTGATACTAAAAAGGTATCAGTAGCAGATATAAAAAATATAATAGATGCAAGAACAGAAGATATAATCAGCTTTATTACTCAAACTATTGAGGAATCTGGATTTAACGGATACCTTGGAAAAGGTTTGGTTTTAACAGGAGGAGCCATTGTTATTGATGGTCTTCTTGAAAAAATAAATAAAAAAACAGGATATGTTGTGAGAAAGGTACTTCCTCATGCTTTTCGAGGTCTGGAGGATGTAGATGCCAGTATGGCTACAGTTATAGGAATCTTTAGTGAAATAATGGAAGAGGAATATAATAGAATGCAGTCAGGTTTTTATTCGCAGCAGAATGAATCTGAAGCCCCTTCAAAAAATACAATGGAAGAGACAGAAGAGGACGACTTGGATAAATTACTAGAAGATGATAAAGATAACAGCAAAAAGAAAAGTGGAACACTCAGCAGTATAAAAAACTGGTTTTCTAATTTTATTTAA
- the ftsZ gene encoding cell division protein FtsZ, whose amino-acid sequence MLIDQDLVKIKVLGAGGAGGNAINDMIESGVGGVEYIAANTDAQDLNKSLADIRIQLGEKLTRGLGAGADPEIGRQAAEEDVEKIKNLLEETDMLFITAGMGGGTGTGAAPVIAKVAKELGVLTVAVVTRPFSFEGKKRKNNADIGVENLKKAVDALVIIPNDKLFELPDKTITLQNAFKEANNILKIGIRGVADLMIGNGLINLDFADIKATMMNSGVAVLGFGEGEGENRAVKATEKALLSPLLEKSILGASKILINITGAPDITLMEAQTISDMIRDAAGKTADDVMFGLVIDPEVGDRVQVTIIANNFVNEQEKSEPFINVDAKKPVTVVTPEEADVKRSELDLPPWIRSSKK is encoded by the coding sequence ATGTTGATAGATCAAGATTTAGTTAAGATAAAGGTATTAGGAGCTGGAGGAGCTGGAGGAAATGCGATCAATGATATGATCGAATCTGGAGTAGGAGGAGTAGAATATATTGCGGCCAACACAGATGCTCAAGATTTAAATAAATCTCTGGCTGACATAAGAATCCAACTTGGAGAAAAATTAACAAGAGGACTTGGAGCTGGAGCTGATCCTGAAATAGGAAGACAGGCAGCAGAAGAGGATGTAGAGAAAATCAAAAATCTTTTAGAAGAAACAGATATGCTTTTCATAACAGCAGGAATGGGAGGAGGAACTGGAACAGGAGCTGCACCAGTAATTGCTAAAGTAGCAAAGGAGCTAGGAGTATTAACTGTAGCAGTTGTAACAAGACCATTCTCATTTGAAGGAAAGAAAAGAAAAAATAATGCTGATATAGGTGTTGAAAATCTTAAAAAGGCTGTAGATGCTTTAGTAATAATACCAAATGATAAGCTTTTTGAATTACCTGATAAAACAATAACTTTACAAAATGCATTTAAAGAAGCAAATAATATCCTAAAAATAGGTATCAGAGGGGTAGCAGACCTTATGATAGGTAATGGACTTATCAATCTGGACTTTGCTGATATTAAAGCAACAATGATGAATTCTGGTGTAGCTGTACTCGGATTCGGAGAAGGAGAAGGAGAAAACAGAGCTGTAAAAGCTACTGAGAAAGCTTTATTATCTCCATTACTTGAAAAATCTATACTGGGAGCAAGCAAAATACTTATTAATATAACTGGAGCACCAGATATAACTCTTATGGAAGCTCAGACTATTTCTGATATGATCAGAGATGCAGCTGGAAAAACTGCTGATGATGTTATGTTCGGACTTGTTATCGATCCAGAAGTTGGAGACAGAGTACAGGTTACTATTATAGCTAACAACTTTGTAAATGAGCAGGAAAAAAGTGAGCCGTTTATTAATGTTGATGCTAAAAAACCTGTAACAGTAGTTACTCCTGAAGAAGCAGATGTAAAGAGATCTGAACTTGATCTTCCACCTTGGATAAGAAGTTCTAAAAAATAA
- the rpsF gene encoding 30S ribosomal protein S6 → MKKYEIMYIINPTILEEGRDAVVEKVTGILTAAGATVAKSEKWGERKLAYPIDKKKTGFYVLATFDIDGTQLSAVEGKLNITEEVIRYIIVKQD, encoded by the coding sequence ATGAAAAAATATGAAATTATGTACATCATCAACCCAACAATTTTAGAAGAGGGTAGAGATGCAGTAGTTGAAAAAGTAACAGGAATTTTAACTGCCGCTGGAGCTACAGTAGCTAAAAGTGAAAAATGGGGAGAAAGAAAATTAGCTTATCCTATTGATAAGAAAAAAACTGGATTCTATGTACTAGCAACTTTTGATATTGATGGAACTCAATTATCAGCAGTTGAAGGAAAGCTTAACATTACTGAAGAAGTAATAAGATATATCATCGTTAAGCAAGACTAA
- the rpsR gene encoding 30S ribosomal protein S18, whose amino-acid sequence MAEFRRRRAKLRVKAEEIDYKNVDLLKRFVSDKGKINPSRVTGANAKLQRRIAKAIKRARNIALIPYTRIEK is encoded by the coding sequence ATGGCAGAATTCAGAAGAAGAAGAGCTAAATTAAGAGTTAAAGCTGAAGAAATTGATTATAAAAATGTAGACCTTTTAAAAAGATTTGTATCTGATAAAGGAAAAATCAATCCTTCTAGAGTAACTGGAGCTAATGCTAAGTTACAAAGAAGAATAGCTAAAGCTATAAAAAGAGCTAGAAACATCGCTTTGATTCCTTATACAAGAATTGAAAAATAG
- a CDS encoding ECF transporter S component has translation MGKMMRKKEDPLHWYKFLVIAAIELLLAFSSFGYIIIKPLAITMMPIPVIIGAFFLGPLEGMALGGIFGLTSMWKASISGVSYVDSIFSPFNSGAPFSSVILSVGTRMAFGFLAGIIFKSVEWSKYKKLAVSVAAFLSDMVHSFLVYTALYFLFPELGFSPLNTFEDMIKLNSIVNRLGTILIILAIYIISTNKKVKEFKRQIEVIEISEKKEKSGRILIVFAGVVTALVMSLGYHFFTRIKILLLEGGIVLDSHLLGEFVHIGLQFFISSISLIFLIMVVLIFIRKYSNEMELKSELDIMTGIYNKGTVISYIKEKLKKSEVDSSGFFIILDIDYFKIINDKYGHLFGDTVLIKVAEILMNSFRKKGIVGRFGGDEFCILTYEPFSVEYLEDKINKLRHQINKIEIPDKEARNITCSIGISHWQGNEKTFEELYHEADTALYTVKNKGRDGYAFWEE, from the coding sequence ATGGGAAAGATGATGAGAAAAAAAGAGGATCCACTACACTGGTATAAATTTTTAGTAATAGCAGCAATAGAACTGCTTTTAGCATTTTCATCTTTTGGATATATTATTATAAAGCCTTTAGCTATAACTATGATGCCTATTCCTGTAATTATTGGAGCATTTTTCTTAGGTCCTTTAGAAGGAATGGCATTGGGAGGAATATTTGGGCTTACTAGTATGTGGAAGGCATCTATATCTGGAGTCTCATATGTTGACAGCATATTTTCTCCTTTTAATAGCGGAGCTCCATTTTCAAGTGTGATTCTCAGTGTAGGAACAAGAATGGCATTTGGGTTTTTAGCGGGTATTATATTCAAAAGTGTTGAATGGAGTAAATATAAGAAACTAGCAGTATCTGTAGCTGCTTTTTTAAGTGACATGGTACATTCTTTTTTGGTTTATACAGCTCTATATTTTCTTTTTCCAGAACTTGGATTCAGTCCTTTAAATACATTTGAAGACATGATTAAGTTAAACAGTATAGTAAATAGATTAGGGACTATACTGATAATTCTTGCTATTTATATAATAAGCACTAATAAGAAAGTAAAGGAATTTAAAAGGCAGATAGAGGTCATAGAAATATCTGAAAAAAAGGAAAAAAGTGGACGAATATTGATTGTTTTTGCAGGAGTAGTTACTGCTTTGGTTATGAGTCTTGGATATCATTTTTTTACTAGAATCAAGATACTTCTCCTTGAAGGGGGAATTGTTTTAGACTCACATTTATTAGGAGAATTTGTGCATATAGGATTGCAGTTCTTTATATCATCTATTTCCTTGATATTTTTAATAATGGTAGTATTAATATTTATAAGAAAATATTCTAATGAAATGGAATTGAAATCAGAGTTAGATATAATGACAGGGATATATAATAAAGGAACTGTTATTTCATACATAAAAGAAAAATTAAAAAAATCAGAGGTTGATTCTTCAGGATTTTTTATCATACTGGATATAGATTATTTTAAAATTATTAATGATAAATATGGGCATCTTTTTGGGGATACAGTATTGATAAAAGTAGCAGAAATTCTTATGAATTCTTTTAGAAAAAAAGGGATAGTAGGAAGATTTGGGGGAGATGAATTTTGTATTCTAACCTATGAACCTTTTTCTGTAGAATATTTAGAAGATAAAATAAATAAGTTGAGGCATCAGATAAATAAGATAGAAATCCCAGATAAAGAAGCAAGAAATATAACATGCAGTATAGGAATATCTCACTGGCAAGGGAATGAAAAAACTTTTGAGGAACTTTATCACGAAGCTGACACTGCTCTATATACAGTGAAAAATAAAGGAAGAGATGGATACGCTTTTTGGGAAGAATAA
- a CDS encoding sigma-54 interaction domain-containing protein codes for MIESYIDLIKTIDNSFDGIMVVDENLIVRYCRYFSASGLGSVDVKTAIGKTPLDIFANIDQETSTFYRAVKYGETILNNTQIIVYANGKKEPIVDSTIPIIADGKIIGAVNTVRFVSNFKKNNFTNHSNILAPCSNELYSIEDIIGASEEIINLKKKISKVSRTNSNIFIYGETGTGKEMVAQSIHSNSARKNKIFISQNCAAIPDNLLESILFGTTKGSYTDAINRPGIFEMADGGTIFLDEINSMNLNMQAKLLRIIEDKKITRIGGIETKEVDVRIIAAINQTPEACLAEKRIRPDLFYRLSSVQIKTPSLTERKNDIEKLAQFFIEFYNKKMNMNISDISKNVLDLFYKYPWPGNVRELKNVIETAFNFTSSNTIKLDDVPDYILTANNKPNYCNNSIYKSSENESLNTAIENFEKSYIIEASQNTSSFSELADALKISRQLLNHKIKKYDLKKYIHY; via the coding sequence ATGATCGAAAGCTATATTGATTTAATAAAAACGATAGATAATTCTTTTGATGGAATAATGGTTGTAGATGAAAATCTCATAGTTAGGTACTGCCGATACTTTTCTGCTTCTGGACTTGGAAGTGTTGATGTAAAAACAGCTATTGGAAAAACTCCTCTAGATATTTTTGCAAATATTGATCAAGAAACTTCTACTTTCTATAGAGCAGTAAAATATGGAGAAACTATTTTAAATAATACGCAAATTATCGTCTATGCCAATGGGAAAAAAGAACCTATAGTTGACAGTACAATCCCCATTATTGCTGATGGAAAAATTATAGGAGCTGTAAATACAGTAAGATTTGTCAGCAATTTTAAAAAGAATAATTTTACCAATCATTCAAATATACTTGCTCCATGTTCTAATGAACTTTATTCAATTGAAGATATAATAGGTGCTTCTGAAGAGATAATAAATTTAAAAAAGAAGATATCTAAAGTTTCCAGAACTAATTCAAATATATTTATTTACGGAGAAACTGGAACTGGAAAAGAGATGGTGGCTCAATCTATTCACAGCAACAGTGCTAGAAAAAACAAAATATTTATTTCTCAGAACTGTGCTGCTATTCCTGACAATCTTCTGGAAAGTATTCTTTTTGGAACTACAAAAGGAAGCTATACTGATGCCATAAACAGACCTGGAATCTTTGAAATGGCAGATGGGGGAACAATTTTTTTAGATGAGATTAATTCTATGAATCTCAATATGCAGGCAAAGCTTTTAAGAATAATAGAGGATAAAAAAATAACAAGAATTGGAGGAATAGAAACTAAAGAGGTTGATGTGAGAATAATTGCAGCAATCAATCAGACTCCAGAAGCATGCCTTGCTGAAAAAAGAATCCGTCCTGACCTTTTTTACAGATTGTCCAGTGTTCAGATAAAGACTCCTTCTTTAACTGAAAGAAAAAATGACATAGAAAAGCTAGCTCAGTTTTTCATTGAATTCTACAATAAAAAAATGAATATGAATATCTCAGATATTTCAAAAAATGTTCTAGATCTTTTCTATAAATATCCATGGCCTGGAAACGTCAGAGAACTGAAAAATGTAATTGAAACTGCATTTAACTTTACATCATCTAATACTATTAAATTAGATGATGTTCCTGACTATATTTTAACTGCTAACAATAAACCTAATTACTGTAATAATTCTATTTATAAGTCCTCTGAAAACGAGTCTCTAAATACTGCTATTGAAAACTTTGAAAAAAGCTATATAATTGAAGCTTCTCAAAATACTTCTTCTTTTTCAGAGTTAGCTGATGCATTAAAAATATCAAGGCAACTCCTCAACCATAAAATTAAAAAATATGATTTAAAAAAATATATTCATTATTAA
- a CDS encoding amidohydrolase, translating into MTLDTLLYNGEFHSMDDTNSIYEAMGIKDGKISFIGKDKEAGEIEAKEKIDMKGKLVLPGFVDTHLHAMDYAETKKFIRLNGSNSVDEVIKRGKEHYSKHGLYKGWLIGWGWNQADFEDGNEFIYKKDLDKISTDYPIILVRVCGHVAVTNSKAMELIIKNGVPEEDMEYIDTEKGILRESAVTIYRKILEKPTVENIKDMILTVQEDFLKEGITQVHSADYFSAVPEEDWEKVIIAYTELEKAGKLKVRTYEQCMFFVYENFEEFIDKGYRTGQGGEYFKIGPLKVISDGSLGARTAYMNEPYSDDPSTRGIQVLDEKQLRKFFTKAKEKNMQVAVHGIGDGAIEIAADILNEVNKDDLSNPMRNGIVHAQITNERILDKMVKGNITAYIQPVFIEDDMEVAEVRLGKERVATSYVWKTMLDKGIHISGGSDSPVVSFSIMENIYFAVTSKNKKGLPKEGWMPAQRLSIDEAVRLFTINAAYQSFEENIKGTLEIGKYADIVGLEKNIYNIPKDEIKDVKISFTMVNGETVYKKD; encoded by the coding sequence ATGACTTTAGATACGTTATTATATAATGGGGAGTTTCATTCAATGGATGATACCAACTCTATTTATGAAGCAATGGGAATAAAAGATGGGAAGATATCTTTTATTGGAAAAGATAAGGAAGCTGGAGAGATAGAAGCAAAAGAAAAAATAGATATGAAAGGTAAATTAGTTCTTCCAGGGTTTGTGGATACCCATCTTCATGCTATGGATTATGCAGAAACAAAAAAATTTATAAGGCTCAATGGTTCAAATTCGGTAGATGAAGTTATTAAGAGAGGGAAAGAACATTATAGTAAGCATGGGCTATATAAAGGATGGTTAATAGGTTGGGGATGGAATCAAGCAGACTTTGAAGATGGAAATGAGTTTATTTATAAAAAGGATTTAGATAAAATATCTACAGATTATCCAATAATTTTAGTGAGAGTATGTGGCCATGTTGCAGTGACAAATTCAAAGGCCATGGAATTGATAATTAAAAATGGAGTTCCAGAAGAAGATATGGAATATATAGATACAGAAAAAGGAATATTGAGAGAATCAGCAGTAACAATCTACAGAAAAATTTTAGAAAAACCGACTGTTGAAAATATTAAAGATATGATTCTTACAGTACAGGAAGATTTTTTGAAAGAGGGAATAACACAAGTACATAGTGCTGACTACTTCTCAGCAGTTCCAGAAGAAGATTGGGAAAAAGTAATAATAGCATATACAGAACTTGAAAAAGCAGGAAAATTAAAAGTAAGAACTTATGAACAATGTATGTTTTTTGTTTATGAAAATTTTGAAGAATTTATAGATAAAGGGTATAGAACAGGGCAAGGTGGAGAATATTTTAAAATCGGACCTTTGAAAGTTATATCAGATGGGTCACTAGGAGCTAGAACAGCATATATGAATGAGCCATATAGTGATGACCCAAGTACTCGTGGAATACAGGTTTTAGATGAAAAACAATTGAGAAAATTCTTTACAAAAGCTAAAGAAAAAAATATGCAGGTAGCAGTACATGGTATAGGAGATGGAGCTATTGAAATAGCAGCAGATATTTTGAATGAAGTAAATAAAGACGATCTTTCTAATCCTATGAGAAACGGAATAGTGCATGCTCAAATTACAAATGAAAGAATATTAGACAAAATGGTAAAAGGAAATATAACTGCCTATATACAGCCAGTTTTTATAGAAGATGATATGGAAGTAGCAGAAGTAAGACTTGGAAAGGAAAGAGTAGCTACATCATATGTCTGGAAAACAATGCTGGATAAGGGAATTCATATATCAGGGGGATCAGATTCTCCAGTTGTAAGCTTTAGTATTATGGAAAATATATATTTTGCAGTAACAAGCAAAAATAAAAAAGGACTTCCAAAAGAGGGATGGATGCCAGCTCAAAGATTGAGTATAGATGAAGCAGTAAGATTATTTACAATAAATGCTGCATATCAGTCTTTTGAAGAAAATATTAAAGGTACACTAGAAATTGGAAAGTATGCAGATATAGTAGGATTAGAAAAAAATATTTATAATATTCCAAAAGATGAGATAAAAGATGTAAAAATTTCTTTCACAATGGTCAATGGAGAAACTGTATATAAAAAAGATTAA
- a CDS encoding branched-chain amino acid transport system II carrier protein, producing the protein MDSKVIKKGIIVGFALFSTFFGAGNLIFPPGIGAASGTQWVAGALGLFCSGILLPVIAVIAVNNSGGDVKNILNPVTPWFYNFFYLIMVLILATTSTMPKLAATTHEMGVRALTDKVPMPVTILIFFLIIFFISKDASSVVDKIGKYLTPVLLVALLIIVAAAVITPIGAPVPTGIEKPFVGALITGYNTGDLTLGLMCASLFFNALRDGEIKKSQINAGIYITALVAIIGLTIIYVGLLYLGATGNEYVTTDMSMATMLIILVEQLLGKIGSGVLAIIVMLACITTGVGIATIGAEFVEEFTKGRIKYTTWLIVVCILGGCLGILGVNRIVGYASFMFAVIYPICIVLTFLGLIKKFLLNDGPFKGGVLMAFLFSLMETLVNAGLNISIFKIILSKMPLAEYGFSWLVPSIVGMIIGAFIIKTKVPDVIE; encoded by the coding sequence ATGGACAGTAAAGTGATTAAGAAAGGAATTATTGTAGGGTTTGCTCTTTTTTCAACTTTTTTCGGAGCAGGGAATCTAATATTTCCTCCTGGAATAGGAGCAGCAAGTGGAACACAATGGGTAGCAGGAGCTTTGGGGTTATTTTGTTCAGGAATACTGCTTCCAGTAATTGCTGTAATTGCAGTAAATAACTCAGGGGGAGATGTTAAAAATATTTTGAATCCCGTTACCCCTTGGTTTTATAACTTTTTTTATCTGATAATGGTATTGATACTAGCTACTACTTCAACTATGCCTAAATTAGCAGCTACAACACATGAAATGGGAGTTCGTGCCCTGACAGATAAAGTTCCAATGCCAGTAACAATACTAATATTCTTTCTGATTATATTTTTTATATCAAAAGATGCTAGTTCAGTAGTAGATAAAATTGGGAAATATCTTACGCCAGTACTTTTAGTTGCATTGTTAATAATAGTTGCAGCAGCAGTGATTACTCCAATAGGAGCACCAGTTCCTACAGGAATAGAAAAACCATTTGTTGGAGCTCTCATAACAGGATACAATACTGGAGATCTGACTTTAGGCTTGATGTGTGCCTCACTGTTTTTTAATGCCTTGAGAGATGGAGAGATAAAGAAAAGTCAGATAAATGCAGGAATATATATTACAGCTTTAGTAGCTATAATAGGTCTTACAATTATCTATGTGGGGTTGTTGTATTTAGGAGCAACAGGGAATGAATATGTAACAACAGATATGTCTATGGCAACAATGTTGATAATATTAGTAGAACAGCTTCTTGGAAAAATTGGTTCAGGAGTTCTGGCAATTATTGTTATGCTTGCATGTATTACTACTGGAGTAGGAATAGCAACTATTGGTGCAGAATTTGTAGAGGAATTTACAAAGGGAAGAATAAAATATACAACATGGCTGATAGTTGTATGCATATTAGGAGGGTGCCTGGGGATTCTTGGAGTTAATAGAATAGTTGGGTATGCATCATTTATGTTTGCAGTAATTTATCCAATATGTATAGTGCTGACTTTCTTAGGGCTGATAAAGAAATTTCTTCTAAATGATGGTCCTTTTAAAGGTGGAGTTTTAATGGCTTTTCTCTTTAGTTTAATGGAGACTTTAGTGAATGCAGGGTTAAATATTTCTATATTTAAAATAATTTTAAGTAAAATGCCTTTAGCTGAATATGGCTTTTCATGGCTAGTTCCATCAATAGTAGGAATGATAATAGGAGCTTTTATAATAAAGACAAAAGTTCCAGACGTAATTGAATAA